The proteins below are encoded in one region of Fimbriimonadaceae bacterium:
- a CDS encoding rhomboid family intramembrane serine protease, with protein MIPIRDSVYSRETPVVTWTIVALNALIYLWDRGGRLMGPSMAFADLAMVPENVWLAISGGGDPVEVGKIFTAMFLHGSLAHLLGNVIFLSAFGPNVEAALGGHRYALYYLFWGVVAFLSQILVDPSSSIPVLGASGAIGGVLGAYFLLFPGSRMKVVIPPFFWWAFPVAVWFLLGGWFLIQVLFPQDGVATWAHAGGFMAGMLTVLVLGGSRKILGGRTFEEDPHFDDD; from the coding sequence ATGATCCCGATCCGCGACAGTGTTTATTCGCGAGAGACCCCGGTGGTCACGTGGACGATCGTCGCGCTCAACGCCCTCATCTATCTTTGGGACCGTGGGGGGCGGCTGATGGGGCCGAGCATGGCTTTCGCGGACCTTGCGATGGTCCCCGAGAACGTGTGGCTCGCCATCAGCGGGGGAGGCGACCCGGTCGAGGTCGGCAAGATTTTCACCGCGATGTTCCTCCATGGGAGCCTCGCGCACCTTTTGGGGAACGTGATCTTCCTGAGCGCGTTCGGGCCGAACGTGGAAGCGGCCTTGGGCGGTCACCGCTACGCGCTTTACTACCTCTTCTGGGGCGTGGTCGCGTTCCTTTCCCAAATCCTGGTCGACCCCAGCTCGTCGATACCGGTGCTCGGCGCCTCAGGGGCAATCGGCGGCGTCTTGGGCGCCTACTTCCTCCTCTTCCCAGGCAGCCGCATGAAGGTCGTGATCCCGCCGTTCTTCTGGTGGGCGTTCCCGGTCGCGGTCTGGTTCCTCTTGGGCGGGTGGTTCTTGATCCAAGTGCTGTTCCCACAGGACGGCGTGGCGACCTGGGCGCACGCGGGCGGCTTTATGGCCGGGATGCTCACCGTGCTCGTGCTCGGCGGCAGTCGAAAGATCCTCGGCGGGCGCACGTTTGAGGAGGACCCGCACTTTGACGACGATTAA
- a CDS encoding carboxypeptidase regulatory-like domain-containing protein, protein MARTTWALLAALLVLVGCGGSSVVTTSTIEGTVLDIDNQPVRDATVTSRFGSTRTSATGAYSLPLQGEGEVEIVAEATQDGVRYRGRTKVFNTADTATPSANIVVGRVSELATLRGNVRDRNGNRVENASVYAYSGAGSSQRTFTDRDGRYELRDLVAGLDYEVSGGGKGFRSDRTTVRLRAGQARELDLVVDEPGLPFLEPPTNLSVTTWVSPVDASRAPGDSPYEAIKRAFDPKRQAQRGQAKAKSRAPVNGSHIEADLLWDERRLADLTGYGIYRGDSQNGPVRGIDFLPDPLAAYYVDLDLRPNSVYSYAVTAISALFPDFPNSTESRLSERVVARTLGPLVANAAQTNPVQFTWRGGSGAEEYVVFLFDRFPSVGVDAFWTSARTTNLRASYNGPALTRGRQYYFVVIGLADGDSSRTLSRLEPLIP, encoded by the coding sequence ATGGCGCGAACAACTTGGGCCTTGCTGGCGGCGCTCCTCGTCCTGGTCGGTTGCGGCGGGAGTTCGGTCGTGACGACTTCGACCATCGAGGGGACCGTCCTCGATATTGACAACCAGCCAGTGCGCGATGCCACCGTGACCTCTCGCTTCGGATCCACCCGGACCAGCGCGACCGGGGCGTACAGCCTGCCCCTGCAGGGCGAAGGCGAGGTCGAGATCGTGGCGGAAGCGACCCAGGACGGCGTGCGCTACCGGGGCCGGACCAAGGTGTTCAACACGGCCGATACCGCGACCCCCAGCGCCAACATCGTGGTCGGCAGGGTCAGCGAGCTCGCCACCCTTCGGGGGAACGTCCGCGACCGGAACGGGAACCGGGTCGAGAACGCCTCTGTCTACGCCTACAGTGGGGCCGGGTCGAGCCAACGGACCTTTACCGACCGCGACGGGCGTTACGAGCTCCGCGACCTTGTCGCCGGGCTCGACTACGAGGTTTCCGGCGGCGGCAAGGGTTTTCGTTCGGACCGCACCACCGTGCGCCTCCGGGCCGGCCAGGCTCGAGAGCTCGACCTCGTCGTCGATGAGCCTGGGCTCCCCTTCCTGGAGCCCCCGACCAACCTTTCCGTGACGACATGGGTCTCGCCCGTGGACGCCTCGCGTGCGCCCGGCGACAGCCCGTATGAAGCCATCAAGCGGGCTTTCGACCCCAAGCGACAGGCCCAGCGCGGCCAGGCGAAGGCCAAGTCCCGCGCTCCCGTCAACGGCTCGCACATCGAAGCGGACCTGCTGTGGGACGAGCGTCGGCTCGCAGACCTCACGGGGTACGGCATCTACCGGGGCGATTCGCAGAACGGCCCGGTGCGCGGGATCGACTTCCTGCCCGACCCCCTCGCGGCTTATTACGTGGACCTCGACCTGCGGCCGAACTCTGTCTACTCTTACGCGGTCACCGCGATCAGCGCCCTCTTCCCGGACTTTCCGAACAGCACCGAGAGCCGCCTAAGCGAGCGCGTGGTGGCGAGGACGCTCGGGCCGCTTGTCGCGAACGCCGCCCAGACCAATCCGGTCCAATTCACGTGGAGGGGCGGTTCCGGCGCGGAGGAGTACGTCGTCTTCCTCTTCGACCGCTTCCCCTCGGTCGGGGTCGACGCCTTCTGGACCAGCGCCCGCACGACGAACCTGCGGGCCAGTTACAATGGCCCGGCTCTTACACGGGGGAGGCAGTACTATTTCGTGGTCATCGGCCTGGCGGACGGCGATTCCAGCCGAACTTTAAGCCGCCTCGAGCCCCTCATACCATAA
- a CDS encoding UvrD-helicase domain-containing protein produces the protein MTAPFDPATLNPEQREAVMWPGGPLMVFAGAGSGKTRVITCRIARLIAEGVAPWRILSVTFTNKAAREMKERIVEMAGEESSGIWMGTFHSICARMLRMDGEAVGLNRNFVVYDDSDQMSLVREILKVRGIEDKSIQPRAVLAEISKAKERLNGPEEYSRHATGFFDRIVADVYSDYQKALARANAVDFDDILVKSVRLLEQAQSVREKYQERFLHVLVDEYQDVNFAQYRFADLIAEKHRNITIVGDDDQSIYAWRGADVSLMMRFSADHPDAKVVMLSQNYRSTKRILDAAHDVIRHNRGRAEKRLWTENESGAPITLSETGTEQDEAVQIADHIIREVRMGKRSYGDFAVLYRTNAQSRVLEEAFLTMRVPHVLVGGQRFYERKEIKDLTAYLRVVLNPLDDVSIRRILNVPARAIGGTTLARLDQWVAETGRPLWDALRDISLQQELSKKALSGVRLFVGLIEDGAELAQRGTVTPVLKHLMDKSGYLDDLRRDGSDEGVSRLENLQELVNVTSEYDATTEEPSLGGFLEQVALVADVDALNEGGEAVTLMTLHSSKGLEFPVVFLIGLEEGVFPHSRSLGNETELQEERRLAYVGMTRARQELHLTHATRRALFGQPSFNRRSRFLDDLPPESLETLFGSRPVMAPARVVRPDRTGQYAVVESKPRETPVWQPPFTVGQRVQHRKFGIGVVVACGPLKNDAEVTVAFPGAVGVKKMVQSLAKLEAV, from the coding sequence ATGACCGCCCCCTTCGACCCCGCCACGCTGAACCCGGAGCAGCGGGAGGCGGTGATGTGGCCCGGCGGGCCGCTCATGGTCTTCGCGGGGGCGGGCTCGGGGAAGACGCGCGTCATCACGTGCCGCATCGCCCGGCTGATCGCCGAAGGCGTCGCCCCTTGGCGGATCCTCTCCGTGACCTTCACGAACAAAGCCGCTCGGGAGATGAAGGAGCGCATCGTCGAGATGGCGGGCGAGGAGTCCAGCGGCATTTGGATGGGCACGTTCCACTCCATCTGCGCCCGGATGCTCCGCATGGACGGGGAGGCGGTGGGGCTCAACCGGAACTTCGTGGTCTATGACGACAGCGACCAGATGAGCCTCGTCCGCGAAATCCTCAAAGTGCGCGGGATCGAGGACAAGTCGATCCAGCCAAGGGCCGTCCTGGCCGAGATCAGCAAGGCGAAGGAACGGCTTAACGGGCCGGAGGAGTACTCACGCCACGCCACCGGCTTCTTCGACCGGATCGTGGCGGACGTCTATTCGGATTATCAGAAAGCGCTCGCCCGGGCGAACGCGGTGGACTTCGACGACATCCTCGTGAAGTCCGTGAGGCTGCTGGAGCAGGCGCAGTCTGTGCGCGAGAAGTACCAAGAGCGCTTTCTCCACGTCCTCGTGGACGAGTATCAGGACGTCAACTTCGCCCAATACCGCTTTGCCGACCTCATTGCGGAGAAGCACCGCAACATCACCATCGTCGGGGACGACGACCAGTCGATCTATGCCTGGCGCGGGGCGGACGTCTCGCTGATGATGCGCTTCAGCGCAGACCACCCGGACGCCAAGGTCGTGATGCTGAGCCAGAACTACCGGTCGACGAAGAGGATCCTGGACGCGGCCCACGACGTCATCCGCCACAATCGCGGTCGCGCGGAGAAGAGGCTCTGGACCGAGAACGAGTCGGGCGCCCCCATCACGCTGAGCGAGACCGGCACCGAGCAGGACGAGGCCGTGCAAATCGCCGACCACATCATCCGCGAGGTGCGGATGGGCAAGCGAAGCTATGGCGACTTCGCCGTGCTCTACCGCACCAACGCCCAGTCGCGAGTCCTAGAAGAGGCCTTCCTGACGATGCGCGTCCCCCACGTGCTCGTCGGCGGCCAGCGGTTCTATGAACGCAAGGAGATCAAGGACCTGACCGCCTATCTCCGGGTGGTGCTGAACCCGCTCGACGACGTTTCGATCCGCCGGATCCTCAACGTCCCCGCGCGCGCGATCGGTGGCACCACACTTGCCCGGCTCGACCAATGGGTCGCCGAGACGGGCCGCCCGCTCTGGGACGCGCTGCGGGACATTTCGCTGCAACAGGAACTGAGCAAGAAGGCGCTCTCTGGGGTGCGGCTCTTCGTCGGCCTCATCGAGGACGGGGCGGAGCTCGCCCAGAGGGGCACGGTGACCCCGGTGCTCAAGCACCTTATGGACAAGTCCGGCTACCTGGACGACTTGCGCCGCGACGGTTCTGACGAGGGCGTGAGTCGCCTGGAGAACCTGCAAGAACTCGTGAACGTGACGAGCGAATATGACGCGACGACCGAGGAGCCCTCGCTCGGCGGCTTCCTCGAGCAGGTGGCCCTGGTGGCCGACGTCGACGCGCTGAACGAAGGCGGGGAGGCGGTGACCCTCATGACCCTCCACTCCTCCAAGGGGCTGGAGTTCCCCGTCGTCTTTTTGATCGGGCTCGAGGAGGGAGTCTTCCCGCATTCCCGATCGCTCGGCAACGAGACCGAGCTCCAAGAGGAGCGCCGCCTGGCCTACGTCGGGATGACCCGGGCGCGCCAGGAGCTGCACCTGACCCACGCCACCCGGCGCGCGCTCTTCGGCCAGCCGTCCTTCAACCGCCGGTCGCGCTTCCTCGACGACCTTCCGCCCGAGTCGCTGGAGACGCTTTTCGGTTCGCGGCCGGTGATGGCGCCTGCGCGGGTCGTGCGCCCGGACCGCACCGGGCAATACGCGGTGGTCGAATCGAAACCGCGGGAGACACCGGTCTGGCAGCCGCCGTTTACAGTGGGGCAACGGGTCCAGCACCGCAAGTTCGGAATCGGCGTGGTGGTCGCCTGCGGGCCGCTGAAGAACGACGCCGAAGTGACGGTGGCGTTCCCCGGCGCGGTCGGCGTGAAGAAGATGGTCCAGAGCCTTGCGAAGCTGGAGGCGGTTTGA
- the lexA gene encoding transcriptional repressor LexA: protein MAKGLTKRQEAILQFVLDYVQDEGYPPSIREIGQKFGIGSLRGVTVHLDALERKGFIERSNTPRSIKITHPQYQTGAKVSMLPLLGSIAAGAPILAQEHVEGLIPVPSEMVRNIQGAFLLRVKGDSMSGEGINPRDLVVVRPQQTANHGDLVAVLLGEEATVKRLHVNGKGVRLMPSNPAYDPIEVQREDARIIGRIVGLMRDYEGMAF from the coding sequence TTGGCCAAAGGACTGACGAAGCGACAGGAGGCGATCCTGCAATTCGTCCTCGACTATGTCCAGGACGAGGGCTATCCGCCATCGATCCGCGAAATCGGCCAGAAGTTCGGCATCGGTTCGTTGCGCGGGGTCACCGTGCACCTCGACGCGCTTGAGCGCAAGGGCTTCATCGAGCGGTCGAACACGCCGCGCTCCATCAAGATCACGCACCCGCAGTACCAGACCGGTGCGAAGGTTTCGATGCTGCCCCTGCTCGGAAGCATCGCCGCCGGCGCGCCGATCCTGGCGCAGGAGCACGTCGAGGGCTTGATCCCGGTGCCGAGCGAAATGGTGCGGAACATCCAGGGCGCCTTCCTACTGCGCGTCAAGGGCGACTCGATGAGCGGAGAAGGCATCAACCCCCGGGACCTGGTCGTTGTCCGGCCCCAGCAGACCGCGAACCACGGCGACCTCGTCGCGGTCCTCCTGGGTGAGGAGGCGACGGTCAAGCGGCTGCACGTGAACGGCAAAGGGGTGCGGCTCATGCCCAGCAACCCCGCTTATGACCCGATCGAGGTCCAACGCGAGGACGCGCGCATCATAGGCCGGATCGTGGGCCTCATGCGCGACTACGAAGGCATGGCTTTCTAG
- the rsmI gene encoding 16S rRNA (cytidine(1402)-2'-O)-methyltransferase, whose amino-acid sequence MAGRLVLVASPIGNLGDVSARAREELAGAEVWLVEDTRVAGRLQSALGISCPMRLLNDHTSERRLEEYAGLLEGGARAAVVTDAGCPVISDPGAELVDMCHARGVEVDAIPGPSAVTTALALSGFFAQRFAFLGFLPRKPGPLKESLAPFAESTLTLVLFESPNRIDKVLSVMPEVLGLRRYALCRELTKLHQQIWRGKLPELPQEGEVLRKGEFTVVVEGRRRGL is encoded by the coding sequence GTGGCCGGGCGGCTGGTCTTGGTCGCGAGCCCGATCGGGAACCTGGGTGACGTGTCAGCCCGCGCGCGAGAGGAGCTCGCCGGCGCCGAGGTCTGGCTTGTCGAGGACACCCGGGTGGCTGGCCGTCTCCAGTCGGCGCTTGGGATCTCCTGTCCGATGCGGCTTCTGAACGACCACACCTCTGAGAGGCGGCTGGAGGAGTACGCCGGACTCTTGGAAGGCGGCGCTCGCGCAGCCGTCGTGACGGACGCAGGTTGCCCCGTGATCAGCGACCCTGGTGCGGAGCTCGTCGACATGTGCCACGCCCGCGGGGTCGAAGTGGACGCCATCCCCGGTCCGAGCGCGGTGACGACCGCCTTGGCCCTCTCCGGCTTCTTCGCCCAACGGTTCGCGTTCCTCGGCTTCTTGCCGCGGAAGCCGGGCCCGCTCAAGGAGTCGCTGGCGCCCTTTGCAGAGTCCACCCTGACCCTTGTGCTCTTCGAATCCCCAAACCGGATCGACAAAGTGCTCTCGGTAATGCCGGAAGTCCTGGGACTTCGGCGCTACGCGCTTTGCCGCGAATTGACGAAACTTCACCAACAGATTTGGCGCGGCAAACTACCAGAATTGCCTCAAGAGGGCGAGGTTCTTCGGAAGGGGGAGTTCACCGTCGTTGTCGAGGGCCGAAGAAGGGGGCTCTAG
- a CDS encoding polysaccharide biosynthesis/export family protein has translation MRKVVVLVTTLLFVLLSVATQAQTQSGTYRLRIEDVLRIQVFDENQILAEVSVTPDGNITAPFVGPLRAEGKTTVELEQDLHDLYEAKLRLRNPIVSVVLLRVRPVLVAISGAVERPNMYQVRPGDRVLQVLTQAGAIPNTADLRRARYRKKNWTEWVPLDLRSLLFEGSSAQNYVVDDGDEIYVPLQENSFIGMFGEVRTPGPVAYIEGMTVMRAIILANGEIPNRSKLSGTMILRRKPGTTNEFIRINCNLVAFVRKGDVNQDVVLQPGDIVYVPNNGNPNFELLSALSNAVFILERFGLDLFGTRP, from the coding sequence ATGAGAAAAGTCGTTGTTTTGGTCACGACCCTGCTGTTCGTGCTCTTGTCCGTCGCGACGCAGGCCCAGACCCAATCTGGCACCTACCGCTTGCGGATCGAGGACGTCCTGCGCATCCAGGTCTTCGACGAGAACCAGATCCTCGCCGAAGTCTCGGTGACGCCGGACGGCAACATCACGGCCCCGTTCGTGGGCCCGCTGCGGGCTGAAGGGAAGACCACGGTCGAGCTCGAGCAAGACCTTCACGACCTTTACGAAGCCAAGTTGAGGTTGCGCAACCCGATCGTCTCGGTCGTGCTGTTGCGGGTCCGACCCGTCTTGGTCGCGATCAGCGGTGCCGTCGAGCGGCCGAACATGTACCAGGTTCGACCGGGCGACCGCGTCCTGCAAGTCTTGACCCAGGCCGGGGCGATCCCCAACACGGCCGACCTTCGACGCGCGCGGTATCGCAAAAAGAACTGGACCGAGTGGGTGCCGCTCGACCTCCGCTCGCTCCTCTTCGAGGGCAGTTCCGCCCAGAACTATGTGGTCGACGACGGTGACGAGATCTACGTCCCCCTCCAGGAGAACTCCTTCATCGGGATGTTCGGCGAGGTGCGGACCCCCGGGCCCGTCGCCTACATCGAGGGGATGACCGTGATGCGCGCCATCATCCTGGCCAATGGCGAGATCCCGAACCGCAGCAAGCTCAGCGGCACCATGATCCTGCGCCGCAAGCCGGGTACCACGAACGAGTTCATCCGCATCAACTGCAACCTCGTCGCCTTCGTCCGAAAGGGCGACGTGAACCAGGACGTCGTTCTCCAGCCGGGAGACATCGTCTATGTCCCGAACAACGGCAACCCGAACTTCGAGCTCCTAAGCGCTCTTTCGAACGCCGTCTTCATCCTCGAGCGCTTCGGCCTCGACCTCTTCGGAACGCGCCCGTAA
- a CDS encoding OsmC family protein, which yields MDIKLDWKGDLRFEAHVPTGNHILFDTYPDEGVASHGPTPMETVLASVAACTGMDVISILMKKRQSVTGYRLEIHGERTAEGEYPRPFTKMTVRHIIEGEDIDPGAVQRAIELSEEKYCSVAATLRRATEIHSEWEVAGKPLPA from the coding sequence ATGGACATCAAGCTGGATTGGAAGGGCGATCTTCGGTTCGAGGCCCACGTTCCTACGGGCAACCACATTCTTTTCGACACCTATCCCGATGAGGGCGTAGCCAGCCACGGCCCGACCCCGATGGAGACCGTCCTGGCCTCGGTCGCGGCCTGCACGGGTATGGACGTGATCTCGATCCTAATGAAGAAGCGCCAGTCCGTCACCGGCTACCGCTTGGAGATCCACGGCGAAAGGACCGCAGAAGGCGAGTACCCCCGCCCCTTCACAAAGATGACCGTCCGCCACATCATCGAAGGCGAGGACATCGATCCCGGCGCCGTCCAGCGTGCCATCGAACTCAGCGAGGAGAAGTACTGCTCGGTCGCGGCCACCCTGCGCAGGGCGACAGAGATCCACTCGGAGTGGGAAGTGGCCGGTAAGCCACTTCCCGCCTAA
- a CDS encoding ChaB family protein, which translates to MPYDSIKDLPDGVQDNLPRHAQEIYKEAFNSAWDEYADPDKRRGDDSHEAVAHKVAWSAVEKKYEKRDGKWVAKE; encoded by the coding sequence ATGCCCTACGACAGCATCAAAGACCTTCCTGACGGCGTCCAAGACAACCTGCCACGCCATGCGCAGGAGATTTACAAAGAAGCGTTCAACAGCGCTTGGGACGAATATGCCGACCCTGACAAACGCCGCGGGGACGATTCTCACGAGGCAGTGGCGCACAAGGTCGCCTGGTCGGCCGTGGAAAAGAAGTACGAGAAGCGCGACGGCAAATGGGTCGCGAAGGAGTAA
- a CDS encoding VOC family protein, whose translation MVTGLHTMIYSDDPVATRAFLRDVLGWPYVEDKGSEPGWLIFKSGPSEMGVHPTRSEWKGEVYTSPRHHSIVLMCDDISMTVDELSAKGAEFRGPVEDHGYGLVAMMAVPGADDIQLYEPRHPLAYNLE comes from the coding sequence GTGGTGACCGGTCTGCACACAATGATTTACTCGGACGACCCCGTCGCGACGCGCGCCTTCCTGCGCGACGTGCTCGGCTGGCCCTACGTCGAGGACAAGGGGTCCGAGCCTGGCTGGCTCATCTTCAAGAGCGGCCCAAGCGAAATGGGGGTGCACCCGACCAGGAGCGAGTGGAAGGGAGAGGTCTACACCTCCCCGAGGCACCACTCGATCGTCCTGATGTGCGACGACATCAGCATGACGGTCGACGAACTCAGCGCCAAGGGCGCGGAGTTCAGGGGACCAGTGGAAGACCACGGGTACGGCCTTGTCGCGATGATGGCGGTTCCAGGCGCAGACGACATCCAGCTTTACGAGCCGCGCCACCCCTTGGCCTACAACCTGGAATAG
- the ligD gene encoding DNA ligase D, whose amino-acid sequence MADHTDQEREPGDPLTEYRQKRSFDVTSEPAGTVAQGQGNLYVVQEHHARRLHWDLRLEYKGVLLSWAVPKGPPERHGLRRLAVKVEDHPLEYATFVGEIPKGNYGAGHVHRWDMGTWRPIGEDEVETQLRAGKLEFVIEGERMKGDFVLVLTDKEKDEWLWMKMKTKSHKETPKPKPVEPPPPSPVLTGPKQRIPDELEPMLCTRVDQVPSAEGWVHEIKWDGYRVLAFVKEWGVEFKTRNGLPIYFSKLANLMARVLPPDSIIDGEVVVFDEKGVSRFPLLQRALAEKKTDPACFIAFDLPFAQGVDIRQKPLVERKALLQEWLAVNQDPKLRYSAHHAGDGRPLFSRACEIGLEGIISKKGESAYRSVRSPEWVKVRCEKKIEVWVGGFMLMANSTDMVGSILVGTRGADGRLQYLGKVGSGFSEALRRKLFKEFRRRERPPFDPEPGSMESKDAVWVETTHLAQVQFLDWSGEGLLRQAKLVGIERSQTHRLQLPSNPIVKISNPDRIIDPSSGHTKGEVAAYYQAVAKQMLRFVGNRPISMVRAPEGITEATFFQKHRMAGLPDSVHSVTVKESDEKEEPYVYVDSAEGLLALVQMGVLEFHSWGSQADDLERPDVLVFDLDPGDDVEWRRVVEAAHHVRGALQALGFEPLTKVTGGKGIHLVVPVDPSLEWPEAKAFCENFAKNLSARDPKRYLAKLSKAARQGRILIDYLRNGRGATAVAPYSLRARPNLPVALPVDWDELGVLGPGAITPSEAVRRVEEADDPWADYEKCRRPWPANLP is encoded by the coding sequence GTGGCCGACCACACCGACCAGGAGCGAGAGCCCGGCGACCCGCTAACCGAATACCGTCAAAAACGCAGCTTCGACGTGACGTCGGAGCCCGCGGGCACGGTGGCCCAGGGCCAGGGCAACCTCTACGTCGTGCAAGAGCACCATGCCCGGCGGCTGCACTGGGATTTGCGGCTTGAGTACAAGGGGGTGCTGCTGAGTTGGGCGGTGCCGAAAGGGCCGCCGGAGCGCCACGGCCTCCGCCGTCTCGCGGTGAAGGTGGAGGACCACCCGCTGGAGTACGCGACCTTCGTCGGAGAAATCCCGAAGGGCAACTATGGCGCGGGCCACGTCCACCGCTGGGACATGGGCACTTGGCGGCCGATCGGCGAGGACGAAGTCGAGACCCAGCTCCGCGCCGGCAAGCTCGAGTTCGTCATCGAAGGCGAACGGATGAAGGGCGACTTCGTCCTGGTGCTCACCGACAAGGAAAAGGACGAGTGGCTTTGGATGAAGATGAAAACGAAGTCTCATAAGGAGACGCCGAAGCCCAAGCCCGTCGAGCCCCCACCGCCGAGCCCCGTCCTGACCGGCCCGAAGCAGCGCATACCGGACGAGCTCGAACCGATGCTTTGCACCCGCGTCGACCAGGTGCCTAGCGCCGAGGGCTGGGTCCACGAGATCAAGTGGGACGGCTACCGCGTGCTCGCCTTTGTGAAGGAATGGGGCGTCGAATTCAAGACGCGCAACGGCCTCCCCATCTATTTTTCCAAGCTCGCGAACTTGATGGCCCGGGTGCTCCCGCCGGATTCGATCATCGACGGCGAGGTCGTGGTCTTCGACGAGAAGGGCGTGAGCCGCTTTCCCTTGCTCCAGCGGGCCCTCGCAGAAAAGAAGACGGACCCGGCCTGCTTCATCGCCTTCGACCTGCCGTTCGCCCAGGGCGTGGACATCCGCCAAAAGCCGCTTGTCGAACGCAAGGCCTTGCTCCAAGAGTGGCTTGCCGTCAACCAAGACCCGAAGCTTCGCTATTCCGCCCACCACGCCGGAGATGGGAGGCCCCTCTTCAGCCGGGCCTGCGAGATCGGCCTTGAAGGCATTATCAGCAAAAAGGGCGAGAGCGCCTATCGCTCGGTGCGGAGCCCCGAATGGGTGAAGGTCCGTTGCGAGAAGAAGATCGAGGTTTGGGTCGGCGGCTTCATGCTGATGGCGAACTCGACCGATATGGTGGGCAGCATCCTGGTCGGGACGCGTGGCGCCGACGGCCGCTTGCAGTACCTGGGGAAGGTGGGCTCCGGCTTCTCAGAGGCGCTGCGGCGCAAGCTGTTCAAGGAATTCCGGCGGCGCGAGCGGCCCCCTTTCGACCCCGAGCCCGGGTCGATGGAGTCCAAGGACGCGGTTTGGGTCGAGACCACCCACCTCGCCCAGGTCCAGTTTTTGGACTGGTCCGGCGAGGGGCTCCTGCGCCAGGCGAAGTTGGTCGGGATCGAACGATCCCAGACCCACCGGCTACAGCTGCCGTCAAACCCAATAGTGAAGATCTCAAACCCCGATCGGATTATTGATCCCTCCAGCGGCCACACGAAGGGCGAGGTCGCGGCCTATTACCAGGCGGTCGCAAAGCAGATGCTTCGCTTCGTGGGGAACCGCCCGATCTCGATGGTCCGCGCGCCGGAAGGGATCACCGAGGCCACGTTCTTCCAGAAGCACCGGATGGCCGGCCTACCGGACTCGGTCCATAGCGTGACCGTCAAGGAGTCCGATGAGAAGGAGGAGCCCTATGTCTATGTGGACTCCGCAGAAGGGCTCTTAGCGCTGGTGCAGATGGGCGTCTTGGAGTTCCACTCGTGGGGTTCGCAGGCCGACGACCTGGAGCGTCCGGACGTGCTCGTCTTCGACCTCGACCCGGGTGACGACGTCGAGTGGCGGCGCGTGGTCGAGGCCGCCCACCACGTTCGCGGTGCGTTGCAAGCCCTCGGGTTTGAACCGCTCACGAAAGTCACAGGCGGAAAGGGCATCCACCTTGTCGTCCCTGTCGATCCGAGCCTGGAGTGGCCCGAGGCGAAAGCGTTCTGCGAAAACTTCGCCAAGAACCTTTCCGCTCGCGATCCAAAGCGGTACCTGGCAAAACTTTCGAAAGCGGCCAGGCAGGGCCGGATCCTCATCGACTATCTGCGGAACGGCCGGGGTGCGACGGCGGTGGCCCCTTACAGCCTTCGCGCCCGGCCGAACCTGCCCGTGGCCCTCCCGGTGGATTGGGACGAGTTGGGCGTGCTTGGGCCTGGCGCGATCACGCCTAGCGAGGCGGTGCGAAGGGTGGAAGAGGCCGACGACCCATGGGCCGACTACGAAAAGTGCCGCCGGCCCTGGCCAGCAAACCTGCCTTAG